One part of the Nematostella vectensis chromosome 8, jaNemVect1.1, whole genome shotgun sequence genome encodes these proteins:
- the LOC5519369 gene encoding vacuolar protein sorting-associated protein 52 homolog, giving the protein MAEVLDEEGPLDLPLNTATGDSNGSQNGNEEQEEDFQVDLNLGELDLTSQDEFILDEVDVHIQENLEDELVREALKAGVDLRQYSKQIEGELHEVENASINDYIKESKNIASLHNQIASCDTILERMEKMLTSFQEDLGSISSEIQTLQEQSLSMNIKLKNRQAIRGELSQFVDEMMVTDSMIKHICDTPVTEQSFIEQLHELHHKIDFVKEQSFKGALSCNDVGDILEKLKVKAVQKIRDYILQKIYLFRRPNTNYQVPQNALLKYRYFNEFLLAHHRQVAREVKDEYVDTMSKIYFSYFKSYMAKLMKLQYEEVADRDDLIGVEDNARKGFFTSRPMLKNRSTIFTLGNRGNVITSELEEPIIVPHTAQKMEKKYSFESLFRSLHFALLDNSCREYLFLVDFFMVTGNAAKDVFTQVLGKTLSLFLKQMDSYIENSYDAIGLFLCIHIIHRYRILMHKRSVPALDKYWDTLLEMFWPRFTIIVEMNIDSVRTTDPQKLGHIDVRPHYITRRYAEFSAAIVSLNESFPDEKVNKVLASLQCEVENFILRMAAEFPLRKEQLVFLINNYDMMLAVLMERTSEDSKEVEGFQQLLTARIGEFVEEVLSPAFGGMIAFVKETEPQLERGQGQAIRPDERRIQQLVRGFAADWKKSVENINQEIMRSFSNFKNGTTILQAALTQLIQYYHRFQKILSQHPFKRLPIRSELINIHHVMVEVKKHKTTF; this is encoded by the exons ATGGCGGAAGTACTCGACGAAGAAGGCCCGTTAGATTTGCCTCTAAATACTGCTACTGGCGACTCAAACGGCAGTCAAAATGGCAACGAGGAGCAAGAAGAA GATTTCCAAGTTGACCTGAATCTCGGCGAACTAGATTTGACCTCCCAAGATGAGTTCATATTAGACGAAGTTGACG TGCATATTCAAGAAAATTTGGAGGACGAACTGGTTAGAGAGGCACTGAAGGCG GGTGTAGACCTGAGGCAGTACTCAAAACAGATTGAGGGAGAACTTCACGAAGTGGAAAATGCATCCATCAACGATT AtataaaagaaagtaaaaatattGCAAGCCTCCACAACCAAATAGCATCATGTGACACCATACTTGAG AGAATGGAGAAAATGTTGACAAGTTTCCAGGAAGATCTGGGAAGCATCAGTTCAGAGATCCAAACACTTCAGGAACAATCACTGTCAATGAATATCAAATTGAAGAACAGACAG GCTATACGAGGAGAACTGAGTCAATTTGTTGATGAGATGATGGTTACCGACTCAATGATAAA GCACATATGCGATACTCCTGTAACAGAGCAAAGCTTTATTGAACAGCTCCATGAGCTCCATCACAAGATTGACTTTGTTAAAGAGCAGTCATTTAAAGGCGCTCTATCCTGCAACGACGTAGGAGATATATTAGAGAAACTCAAAGTCAAG GCTGTTCAAAAGATTCGGGATTACATTTTACAaaagatttatttattcagACGTCCGAATACAAATTATCAAGTCCCCCAAAATGCTCTTTTAAAATATAG GTATTTTAACGAGTTTTTATTGGCTCACCATCGTCAAGTAGCCAGAGAAGTAAAAGATGAATACGTCGACACAATGAGCAAAATCTACTTTTCCTACTTCAAGAGTTACATGGCCAAACTTATGAAACTGCAG tatGAAGAAGTTGCAGACAGAGATGACCTTATAGGAGTTGAAGATAATGCcagaaaag GTTTCTTCACATCTCGACCGATGCTGAAAAATCGGTCGACCATCTTCACACTCGGTAACCGTGGCAACGTGATTACGTCAGAGCTCGAGGAGCCAATCATCGTACCGCATACTGcacaaaaaatggaaaaaaag TACTCGTTCGAGAGCTTGTTTCGTAGTCTGCATTTTGCGCTGCTGGACAACAGCTGTCGCGAGTACCTTTTTCTTGTGGACTTCTTCATGGTCACCGGGAACGCCGCCAAGGACGTCTTCACCCAAGTGCTCGGCAAGACACTTTCATTATTCCTG AAACAAATGGATTCATACATCGAGAACAGCTACGACGCAATCGGTCTGTTTTTATGTATACATATCATCCACCGGTACCGGATCCTCATGCACAAACGAAGCGTGCCTGCCCTAGACAA GTACTGGGACACATTGCTGGAGATGTTTTGGCCACGTTTCACCATCATTGTAGAAATGAATATAGACAGTGTCCGGACCACCGACCCCCAGAAACTTGGACACATTGACGTCAGACCTCATTAT ATCACCCGACGGTATGCAGAGTTTTCAGCTGCTATAGTCAGTCTGAATGAAAGCTTTCCTGATGAAAAG GTTAACAAGGTCCTCGCGTCATTGCAGTGCGAGGTAGAGAACTTCATTCTGCGCATGGCCGCCGAGTTCCCGCTTCGTAAGGAACAGCTGGTCTTCCTCATCAACAATTACGACATGATgcttgctgtgcttatg GAACGAACTTCAGAGGACTCGAAGGAGGTTGAGGGCTTCCAGCAACTGCTAACCGCAAGGATAGGAGAGTTTGTGGAGGAG GTTCTGTCGCCGGCGTTTGGCGGGATGATAGCGTTCGTGAAAGAAACAGAGCCACAGTTGGAGCGAGGTCAGGGACAGGCTATTCGTCCTGATGAAC GCCGCATCCAGCAGCTTGTCCGCGGGTTTGCGGCGGACTGGAAGAAATCGGTGGAGAACATCAACCAGGAAATCATGCGATCATTCTCCAACTTCAAGAACGGCACCACCATCCTACAg GCGGCGTTGACCCAGCTCATCCAGTACTACCACAGGTTCCAG